A genomic segment from Brienomyrus brachyistius isolate T26 chromosome 9, BBRACH_0.4, whole genome shotgun sequence encodes:
- the me1 gene encoding NADP-dependent malic enzyme isoform X3, with protein sequence MGLQDRNEKLFYRVLTSDLERFMPIVYTPTVGLACQQYGLIFRRPRGLFISIHDRFHISTLLQSWPENDIRAVVVTDGERILGLGDLGTYGMGIPVGKLALYTACGGVPPQHCLPVMLDVGTDNQTLLNDPLYIGLRQKRVRGQAYDDLLDEFMKAVTDRYGINCLIQFEDFANTNAFRLLDNYRNKYCTFNDDIQGTAAVAVAGLLTALRITKSRMSDHTIVFQGAGEAAMGIADLITKAMEKEGLPPDESLRKIWMVDSKGLIVKARGHLTHEKERFAREHAQMARLEDVVRDLKPTVIIGVAAIAGAFTEQIIKDMASFNKRPIIFALSNPTSKAECTAEQCYRITEGRGIFASGSPFDPVTLPDGRCFFPGQGNNAYVFPGLALGIVACSMRHIPDAVFLTTAEAIAEQVTEKDLSEGRLYPPLTQIREVSCKLAVKVVQYAYEHQMAALSPEPEDKEALVRSLMYSTDYEDFVADSYQWPADAMNVQTCKL encoded by the exons GGGGCTGTTCATCTCCATCCACGACCGTTTCCACATCTCCACACTGCTGCAGAGCTGGCCAGAGAACGACATCCGG GCTGTAGTCGTGACAGACGGGGAGCGAATCCTGGGCCTCGGTGACCTGGGCACTTACGGCATGGGCATCCCGGTGGGCAAGCTGGCACTGTACACAGCCTGTGGAGGCGTGCCACCCCAGCACTGTCTGCCCGTTATGCTGGATGTCGGGACAGACAACCAG ACCCTCCTGAATGACCCCCTGTACATTGGACTTCGGCAGAAGCGAGTGCGAGGTCAGGCATACGATGACCTGCTGGACGAGTTCATGAAGGCCGTGACAGACAG ATATGGAATTAACTGCTTGATCCAGTTTGAAGATTTTGCCAACACAAATGCTTTCCGTCTGCTCGACAACTATCGCAACAAGTACTGCACCTTCAACGACGACATCCAAG gtACGGCTGCAGTGGCAGTGGCCGGCCTCCTTACTGCCCTGCGCATCACCAAGAGCAGGATGTCAGACCACACCATTGTGTTCCAGGGTGCAGGGGAG GCGGCCATGGGAATTGCTGATCTCATCACCAAGGCGATGGAGAAGGAGGGTCTCCCTCCAGATGAGTCCCTCAGAAAGATCTGGATGGTTGACTCCAAGGGCCTCATCGTCAAG GCGCGTGGCCACCTGACCCACGAGAAGGAGCGGTTTGCTCGCGAGCACGCCCAGATGGCGAGACTTGAGGACGTTGTTCGGGATCTGAAGCCTACTGTAATAATAG GGGTGGCTGCAATCGCTGGAGCATTCACTGAGCAAATTATCAAGGACATGGCATCCTTTAATAAGAGGCCCATCATCTTCGCCCTCAGCAACCCTACCAGCAAAGCGGAATGCACGGCAGAGCAGTGCTACAGAATCACAGAG GGACGGGGAATCTTTGCCAGCGGAAGCCCCTTTGACCCTGTCACTCTCCCTGATGGGCGGTGCTTCTTCCCCGGACAGGGCAACAATGCCTATGTGTTCCCTGGTTTGGCCCTGGGCATCGTTGCCTGCTCGATGAGGCACATTCCCGATGCTGTTTTCCTCACTACAGCTGAG GCCATTGCTGAACAGGTAACAGAGAAGGACCTCTCTGAAGGGAGACTCTACCCTCCTCTCACCCAGATCCGTGAGGTCTCCTGTAAGCTGGCTGTTAAG GTAGTGCAATATGCATATGAACACCAGATGGCAGCGTTGAGTCCAGAGCCAGAGGACAAGGAAGCACTGGTGCGCTCACTGATGTACAGCACGGACTACGAGGACTTTGTTGCGGACTCATACCAGTGGCCAGCGGATGCCATGAATGTACAGACTTGTAAATTGtga